A genomic segment from Candidatus Nitrospira nitrosa encodes:
- a CDS encoding response regulator transcription factor yields MARHSRTAAKASKHLVRTTRPPKSAVSITPRQREILRLVALGHTNREIAGSLGISVRTVEVHRFNLMRRLNVRNVAQLLRQALQQNLLPRNFGTK; encoded by the coding sequence ATGGCAAGACACTCTCGCACAGCAGCAAAAGCATCCAAACATCTCGTACGAACCACCCGCCCCCCTAAGTCTGCAGTGTCCATCACCCCCAGGCAACGTGAAATCTTGAGACTCGTCGCACTCGGCCATACAAATCGCGAAATCGCCGGATCGTTGGGGATCAGTGTCAGGACGGTTGAGGTCCACCGCTTCAACTTGATGCGGCGGCTGAACGTTCGCAACGTGGCCCAGCTGCTACGCCAAGCATTGCAGCAAAATCTCTTGCCGCGCAACTTCGGCACCAAATGA
- a CDS encoding FtsX-like permease family protein: MCVPRGSASSTFMLSFIKVVLLILLSHLRQWPLRTALTIGGVALGVSASVAVRTANVDVLSSFEQAVLTVAGPTTLEVAGGEAGLDERLITHLRTVPGVTTVSPVILQTAVRIRRDQPEQAIQVLGLDLLAEFNTRGFRVSQPTTERQMLDMIHPYSVFMGEKLATEWNLSVGDEVHLLIGTGSCRCRVAGILHGESDQRSSWERLAVMDIAAAQVTFGMVGLVDRIDLVTAPNLSVEEVAEKVRTVLPPHVTVERPVNRTSQVEQMISAFRLNLTVLSWVGLLVGMFLIYNTMAFAVAQRRREIGIYRAVGMTQGRVALLFLIEAGLFGILGGVLGSIAGMVLAQQLIALLSRTISDLYVPVSAGGSESLWAGPWFTMGVEGVLIGCVVSMIGAIGPSVDASRTATVRALAPGDYEASQQLRVGRLALMGCALLGLAGFLSWPGPIQGVPVLGYMATLCLLAGLACLAPLCVTRGTHHHRSIGPITGLPGVMRTIAVEHASRNPGRNGVTVSAFMVGLAIMIGVLVMVRSFRHTVEVWVADTVLADVVVAPSLWLRGTEIGTIGRSLPPAWTTILSSIPEVAAVDTYRDVRITLQGHRVAVVSRDLRLHAQWSQYLVRNGDSSEQLNRAAEIGGLLVSEVLADRLGVREGSSLDIMTPSGVRQFPIVAVFYDYSTDGGKLLMDRALYQSLWHDEFVTVFPVYLRERASLDRVRARIGEQLSVVTKGGLPPLVISNTELRKEILEIFDRTFLLTYVLEAIAVVIAMLGIVNTLITSVLERRREFATLRAIGGSPGQIQQLVLWEAIYLGAIGIVLGLIGGGLLSLLLIKVINKQSFGWTIQMIIPIGSLLQAVALAVLATLVAGYFPARWAARQPVVEGLRDE, encoded by the coding sequence GTGTGTGTCCCTCGCGGTTCCGCTTCTTCTACCTTCATGCTGTCCTTTATTAAAGTCGTTCTTCTGATTCTTCTCTCCCACCTGCGACAATGGCCATTGCGGACCGCACTAACGATCGGCGGTGTGGCCCTTGGGGTTTCAGCATCCGTGGCCGTGCGTACGGCCAATGTGGATGTGCTGAGCTCATTTGAGCAAGCGGTGCTGACCGTGGCCGGTCCAACCACCTTGGAGGTGGCAGGAGGTGAGGCAGGTCTTGATGAGCGACTGATCACGCACCTACGTACTGTTCCCGGCGTGACCACAGTATCTCCCGTAATTCTTCAAACCGCCGTTCGAATAAGAAGGGATCAACCTGAACAGGCGATTCAAGTGCTTGGTCTGGATCTCTTGGCTGAATTCAATACGAGAGGGTTTCGTGTGAGTCAGCCGACTACCGAACGCCAGATGCTTGACATGATCCATCCATACTCGGTGTTTATGGGGGAAAAACTAGCGACCGAATGGAACCTGTCGGTAGGGGATGAGGTTCATCTTCTCATTGGGACCGGCAGCTGTCGTTGCCGAGTCGCAGGAATTCTTCACGGCGAATCCGATCAACGTTCGTCCTGGGAGCGTCTGGCGGTCATGGATATTGCTGCCGCTCAGGTGACTTTTGGCATGGTTGGTCTGGTCGATCGGATTGATCTCGTGACCGCTCCAAACCTGTCTGTTGAGGAGGTGGCAGAGAAGGTACGAACGGTCTTGCCGCCACATGTGACGGTCGAGCGACCGGTGAACCGGACGAGTCAGGTCGAGCAAATGATCAGTGCGTTCCGCTTGAATCTCACGGTGCTCAGCTGGGTTGGCCTGTTGGTGGGGATGTTTTTGATTTATAACACCATGGCCTTCGCCGTTGCACAAAGACGGCGGGAAATTGGTATCTATCGAGCGGTGGGGATGACTCAAGGGCGGGTGGCGCTGTTGTTTCTCATTGAGGCTGGGCTGTTCGGTATCTTGGGAGGTGTTCTCGGAAGTATCGCGGGAATGGTGTTGGCGCAGCAGCTGATCGCACTGCTGAGCCGAACCATCTCAGATCTCTACGTTCCGGTGAGTGCCGGTGGATCAGAATCATTATGGGCCGGACCATGGTTCACGATGGGGGTGGAAGGCGTGCTCATCGGTTGTGTGGTGTCCATGATCGGAGCAATCGGCCCCAGTGTGGATGCCAGCCGGACGGCGACCGTTCGTGCTCTTGCTCCGGGAGATTATGAAGCGAGTCAGCAGTTGCGAGTGGGCCGTCTCGCTCTCATGGGATGTGCACTGCTTGGCCTGGCAGGATTCCTGAGCTGGCCAGGGCCGATTCAAGGGGTTCCGGTCTTGGGCTACATGGCCACGCTCTGTCTCTTAGCTGGGTTGGCTTGTCTGGCTCCATTATGTGTCACGAGAGGAACGCATCATCATCGATCGATCGGTCCAATAACCGGATTGCCAGGGGTGATGAGAACGATTGCGGTGGAGCACGCGTCGAGAAATCCCGGTCGAAACGGTGTTACGGTCTCAGCGTTTATGGTGGGGCTGGCGATTATGATCGGGGTGCTGGTGATGGTGCGCAGCTTTCGGCATACCGTGGAGGTCTGGGTTGCCGATACGGTTTTAGCCGATGTGGTCGTGGCGCCGTCACTCTGGTTGCGAGGTACGGAGATCGGGACCATCGGGCGGAGCCTGCCGCCGGCGTGGACGACCATACTATCCTCGATTCCTGAGGTGGCGGCAGTAGATACCTACCGCGATGTACGTATTACGCTACAAGGCCATCGGGTGGCCGTTGTTTCGAGAGATTTGCGCTTACATGCGCAGTGGAGCCAGTATCTGGTCCGAAACGGTGATTCGTCAGAACAGCTCAATCGAGCGGCTGAGATCGGTGGCTTGCTCGTTTCCGAAGTGTTGGCCGATCGCTTGGGTGTGCGGGAAGGGTCCTCCCTTGACATCATGACGCCAAGTGGGGTGAGGCAGTTTCCTATTGTCGCAGTGTTTTATGACTATTCAACGGACGGGGGTAAGCTCCTCATGGATCGAGCCCTCTATCAGTCCCTGTGGCACGACGAGTTCGTGACCGTCTTTCCTGTATATCTGCGCGAGCGAGCCAGTCTGGATCGTGTACGAGCCAGGATCGGCGAACAATTGAGCGTTGTGACCAAAGGAGGACTTCCCCCATTAGTCATCAGTAATACCGAACTGCGGAAAGAAATCCTTGAGATTTTCGATCGGACCTTTCTCCTGACCTATGTCTTAGAGGCTATCGCCGTCGTCATTGCGATGCTGGGGATCGTCAACACACTCATTACCTCCGTGCTCGAACGACGTCGGGAGTTCGCCACTCTCCGGGCCATCGGTGGCAGCCCGGGGCAGATTCAACAGCTGGTACTCTGGGAGGCCATCTATCTTGGTGCGATAGGGATTGTGCTGGGACTTATTGGAGGAGGTCTACTGTCGTTGTTGCTGATCAAAGTGATCAATAAGCAGTCGTTTGGATGGACCATTCAAATGATCATTCCGATCGGCTCGCTCCTTCAAGCCGTGGCACTTGCCGTATTGGCAACATTGGTAGCCGGCTATTTTCCGGCCCGATGGGCCGCGCGGCAACCGGTTGTGGAGGGCCTGAGGGACGAATAG
- a CDS encoding DUF3703 domain-containing protein, which yields MHPFLKEAYDKELVAAIEQYHSGYLKLAFTNLERAHILGQSYNIAHARTHWWMLRVGLRNRDIVEILGQIPRILGALLFSRIWAPIGNTGGARVPLFKTMPIPHELQVLLDRYGHKPNKWLTL from the coding sequence ATGCATCCTTTCTTAAAAGAAGCCTATGACAAAGAATTGGTAGCCGCTATAGAGCAGTACCATAGCGGCTACCTGAAACTTGCATTCACTAATCTCGAACGTGCGCATATCCTCGGCCAGTCCTACAATATTGCTCATGCACGAACGCACTGGTGGATGTTGAGGGTTGGTTTGCGAAATCGAGATATCGTAGAGATTCTGGGCCAGATTCCAAGGATTCTGGGGGCGTTACTTTTCTCGAGAATCTGGGCTCCAATCGGCAATACCGGAGGCGCTCGAGTGCCTCTGTTTAAGACGATGCCTATCCCACATGAACTTCAAGTACTACTTGATAGGTATGGGCATAAGCCAAATAAATGGCTGACTTTATGA
- a CDS encoding cupredoxin domain-containing protein, with the protein MTARSYPNLGVAVFMALTFAGIVFAEPPTGATAPVSKQINAGRAAHPEAGLNKPGVTIPGIIKPPIVIKPPVASCPADVLRADVVAIDHPMVFNRLGAQNVNWMMYALRHDLIDLKTNKSLDYSTKGEELFGEVVKRTTSRDIALRPDLRPRPLVLRVAEGGYLKVRFTNLLEDKAVPPHHTPGNPFNSFPDPLPNVDHPMEHAAKDPIGTPDDQRLNHIDDQVASRVVGFHPQGLELVRNIDDDSSYVGKNNNSLARPGETKEYCFFAPKEGAYLVSNGGAVFGGEGTAGNSGVGLFGAVAVQPKQARFYRAQVTEEEMRLATTGVTPTGQPVVNYEAQYPAGSPWSNEGKSGLPVLNMVQNNRIIHGDINAIIVGPNSDGSFPHTTYPIEQDIHPAAPWARNPTLPNRLEPFREFVSVFHDENAATQSYPYFFDHPELGHTLHGVRDAFMINYGSGGIGAEIIANRLHSGPMHDCLDCAYEEFFLSSFAVGDAAMIVDQPANMETYRCQPEFLPTTPAEKEAGTWPNKGMFDKFCVQKNWATEAYYPHDPANLHHSYIGDFVKFRNIHSGKEQHIFHLHNHQWLFNPNDDNSNYIDAQGLGPGSGYTYEIAFGGSGNRNKTVGDAIFHCHFYPHFAQGMWYMWRNHDVFEAGTHLAVSDTRTGYHTEQFGLMHGRPSEKARALPDGEIVAGTPIPAIVPLPGKGMAPMPVSVRVKPRIGDDSQTHGSVAEVSPAGKGSEHGNPGFPFWVAGVSQRAGQADPVSMGSRPTTPPLDMDLSAGGHNGGLPRHALAGYSSGGHDHSEITRFTATKDIEKAKPLYYDETGTPLEQLAMKFHAQRIHPTSKIDMSGVPSGSEFITNGAPPTPGAPYNDPCIDDKGRSLLKGQHGEFFGGRYKGPEEYFSSQLDLLGGIEFGGNNPRVYKGANLQLDVVFNKVGYHYPQQRILTLWEDVPGLLTRQRPPEPLVLRMNTYDCAVYQHTNLVPKEFYLDDYQITTPTDVIGQHIHLPKWDLTSADGGANGFNYEDGTFSPGAVRERIHAINEWNKQSANPVPPPVGNPNPLVPTAHPYFGKNPAFQSGAAVLQLTDEECKNAWASAATLREFEKGWGIPGKCDWLGARTTIQRWFSDPIVNKGLLHRGLGITFTHDHLGPSTHQQLGLYATMLTEPPNSEWVHNETGVALYTRPDGGPTTWQARIRSKARNKFGEILPLDVDKDGRDESHREFFLQFGDFQHAYEKGVFVGVDEDGKRINSPDTLEKDLRFIKVDGPGADLMVKHDQSMTESFRYAIHPSYRKPASKTNVGSGVPVDIFEYPATCPGGPNEEKLVGSVYGNPLAPKRPCPESISADDVGMMVVNYRNEPIASRVYDPGTKVQATGFPGDLAFAFQTRADRKIPELNTRLGKTLVKTGSNWVVQRPYPALTNGIFPGDPFTPHMRTYAGDLVKVKVQGGAHEHEHNGTINSLTWIQAGSGFGQAPHSGWRNSQNTGLSEQFTFTDRITEKGAFSQGGLVDRLYTVDTSQDGLWSGVWGILRSSIRRYQAPVSPLNLNIASLLQISEREEDLAPPRFDLGGLPKFQVAKKTNNNNARINSEVEGLKPKLLLEESNLQEVVNGIKVPSTFLQGSCPKSASVRPYHLVAVLANQVLDPVPGITIPGAAPNARLNQNGGTLVYNPRTTLVNKGAGQAGPLHDPTAILIVYKDDLDPVTGKLRADHPLEPVVLRAAAGECIRATLENRLPFFRSWMPDLEGYTSLSGIQIRDRGLPGSSMVSFNNNLIRPSNHIGLHPQMVLYDTNKHDGNNVGINLVSTVPPGHHKIYEWYAGTVERVGAHEECLPDPNARVVVVDLKNALTKIDMLRFSPFGTLEVDPQLLSNVLVSKYQDRILQVTGLSQSQIPVLQEAMSLALSTMSMKQDGGQLRQRSVAPNKRLGARAVGAEPKASVNIPQSAQLATSQIVLQDNLALQNQFKNNLNLVVDAQPQQFSTIKPRLEKLDQAGVFGELATELRILTELNPKGLDAGLAQRPEEVFPWQNMVLKAGFFNFDSTDTDFVVARKEPHQAPDRSKECRFVPVEFGATNLTPPDRIKQGQKGAVGALVVEPERSSWTPEWVDKPVDDLVADRQQAGQIRKSRATTTVQYPLLKEASSRNGIKRFRETVLVHQKGLNLRYANGDAVQSLAAEKTGANEAPQNTAPEDAHDSGQMAINYGTEPMWFRFGLSPDSPFGKEGFGGVMHAWQAFSNRCCDTGGTSLHSEPNVGDPYTPVATVFAGTELRVRALLPTGVGRATTFSLHGHNWARDPYLAEAVNKKHPNGPRHETWGVPAKCIGESALQMGMGGQESLTPMAHFDVVLKSAGGDNAVPGDYLWQDHGGFGITSGLWSIVRVVQRENSTNIRFTPELLRSSCRLAP; encoded by the coding sequence ATGACGGCGCGTTCCTATCCGAATCTGGGTGTGGCGGTCTTCATGGCACTGACCTTCGCGGGGATTGTTTTTGCGGAGCCTCCAACAGGAGCCACGGCGCCAGTAAGCAAACAGATTAACGCAGGTCGAGCTGCACACCCCGAAGCTGGCCTTAATAAGCCAGGGGTAACAATACCTGGGATCATAAAGCCACCGATTGTGATCAAACCACCTGTCGCCTCCTGTCCGGCTGATGTACTTCGAGCCGATGTCGTGGCGATTGACCATCCGATGGTGTTCAATCGTCTTGGTGCGCAGAATGTCAATTGGATGATGTATGCGCTGAGGCATGATCTTATTGATTTAAAAACTAATAAATCCCTCGATTATTCGACGAAAGGGGAGGAATTATTCGGCGAAGTTGTGAAGCGTACCACAAGCCGCGACATTGCATTGCGGCCCGATCTACGGCCAAGGCCGTTGGTGTTGCGAGTCGCCGAGGGTGGCTATCTCAAGGTGCGGTTTACAAATTTGCTTGAGGACAAGGCGGTGCCACCGCACCACACACCAGGGAATCCATTTAATTCGTTTCCAGACCCGTTGCCCAACGTCGATCATCCGATGGAGCATGCAGCTAAGGATCCCATCGGTACGCCTGATGATCAGCGGCTCAATCACATCGACGATCAAGTTGCAAGCCGAGTGGTTGGGTTTCATCCACAAGGGTTGGAACTAGTGAGAAACATTGACGACGACAGCTCCTATGTTGGGAAGAATAACAATAGCCTTGCGAGGCCAGGAGAAACAAAAGAGTATTGCTTTTTTGCTCCTAAAGAAGGGGCGTATCTTGTCAGTAATGGTGGCGCGGTGTTTGGGGGGGAAGGTACGGCTGGCAATAGTGGCGTCGGGTTATTTGGTGCCGTGGCAGTGCAGCCGAAGCAGGCAAGGTTTTATCGTGCCCAAGTGACTGAAGAGGAGATGCGTTTGGCAACGACGGGTGTGACGCCTACTGGCCAGCCGGTTGTCAACTATGAAGCCCAATATCCGGCAGGTTCGCCATGGTCGAATGAAGGGAAGTCAGGTCTTCCAGTTTTGAACATGGTTCAGAACAATCGGATTATTCATGGAGATATTAATGCCATTATAGTTGGGCCTAACTCTGATGGATCATTTCCCCACACGACGTATCCAATCGAACAAGATATTCATCCCGCGGCACCGTGGGCTCGCAACCCAACTTTGCCTAATCGGCTAGAGCCATTTCGAGAGTTTGTATCAGTCTTTCATGATGAGAATGCAGCGACTCAATCGTATCCGTATTTCTTCGACCATCCGGAATTGGGCCATACGCTGCATGGCGTGCGTGATGCGTTCATGATCAATTATGGATCAGGAGGTATTGGAGCGGAGATCATTGCCAATCGCCTGCATTCCGGTCCCATGCACGACTGTTTGGATTGTGCGTATGAGGAGTTCTTCTTGAGCTCATTTGCGGTGGGTGATGCTGCAATGATTGTGGACCAGCCGGCCAACATGGAGACGTATCGATGTCAGCCGGAATTTCTCCCTACTACCCCGGCTGAAAAGGAAGCTGGCACGTGGCCGAATAAGGGCATGTTTGACAAGTTCTGTGTACAGAAGAACTGGGCGACCGAGGCCTATTATCCGCATGATCCTGCCAATCTTCACCATAGCTACATCGGCGATTTTGTCAAATTCCGGAATATCCATTCAGGAAAAGAGCAGCATATTTTCCATCTCCACAACCATCAGTGGTTGTTTAACCCAAACGACGACAATTCCAACTACATTGATGCGCAAGGGCTTGGGCCGGGTTCTGGTTACACCTATGAGATTGCCTTTGGTGGCTCGGGTAATCGCAATAAGACCGTTGGAGATGCCATTTTTCACTGCCACTTCTACCCGCATTTTGCGCAGGGTATGTGGTACATGTGGCGCAATCATGATGTCTTTGAAGCCGGCACACACTTGGCCGTCAGCGATACGAGGACCGGTTATCACACCGAGCAATTTGGGTTAATGCACGGCAGGCCATCTGAGAAGGCGCGAGCCTTACCGGATGGGGAAATTGTCGCGGGAACTCCAATACCTGCCATTGTGCCACTTCCTGGTAAAGGCATGGCGCCGATGCCAGTATCCGTGAGGGTCAAACCGCGCATCGGGGATGACAGCCAAACACATGGATCTGTAGCAGAGGTATCACCCGCAGGGAAAGGGAGTGAACATGGCAATCCAGGGTTCCCTTTTTGGGTGGCAGGGGTGTCTCAGCGTGCTGGACAAGCAGATCCTGTTTCTATGGGGTCTCGCCCAACGACTCCACCGTTGGATATGGATCTATCGGCTGGTGGACATAACGGAGGACTGCCAAGACATGCTTTAGCGGGTTATTCGTCAGGTGGGCACGATCACTCGGAGATCACTAGGTTTACAGCTACCAAGGATATCGAGAAAGCGAAACCTCTGTATTACGACGAAACTGGTACTCCGCTTGAACAGTTGGCAATGAAGTTTCATGCACAACGTATTCATCCAACCAGTAAGATCGACATGAGTGGCGTGCCGTCGGGTAGTGAGTTTATTACAAATGGAGCCCCTCCAACTCCTGGTGCGCCGTACAACGATCCTTGTATTGACGATAAAGGTCGGAGTTTGTTGAAGGGGCAGCATGGGGAATTCTTTGGCGGAAGGTATAAGGGACCTGAGGAGTACTTTTCGTCTCAATTGGACCTCCTTGGAGGGATAGAATTTGGAGGGAATAACCCTCGTGTGTACAAGGGCGCGAATCTGCAATTGGATGTGGTGTTCAATAAGGTTGGCTATCACTATCCCCAGCAACGCATTCTCACTCTCTGGGAGGACGTTCCTGGGTTATTGACCAGGCAGCGTCCACCGGAGCCGTTGGTCTTGCGGATGAACACGTATGATTGCGCCGTGTACCAGCACACGAATCTTGTTCCCAAGGAATTCTATTTGGATGATTATCAGATCACGACACCAACCGATGTGATCGGACAACACATCCACTTGCCTAAATGGGATCTCACATCAGCTGATGGAGGTGCCAACGGATTTAATTATGAAGACGGCACCTTTTCGCCAGGAGCGGTGCGCGAACGCATTCATGCGATCAATGAATGGAACAAACAGAGCGCAAATCCGGTTCCTCCTCCAGTTGGCAATCCTAATCCCCTTGTCCCTACAGCGCATCCGTATTTCGGGAAAAACCCAGCTTTTCAAAGTGGGGCGGCTGTGTTGCAGCTTACCGACGAGGAATGTAAAAACGCATGGGCGAGCGCAGCCACTTTAAGAGAGTTTGAAAAGGGCTGGGGTATTCCTGGAAAGTGCGATTGGTTGGGCGCTCGCACAACCATTCAGAGATGGTTCTCAGACCCTATTGTGAATAAAGGATTGCTGCATCGTGGTCTTGGAATCACGTTTACCCACGACCATCTCGGGCCATCGACTCACCAGCAGCTGGGGCTCTATGCCACGATGCTGACCGAGCCGCCCAATTCTGAATGGGTTCACAATGAAACGGGAGTCGCACTGTACACCAGACCGGATGGTGGTCCCACAACATGGCAAGCAAGAATCCGAAGCAAGGCAAGAAACAAGTTCGGTGAAATTCTTCCATTGGATGTCGATAAAGATGGTCGGGATGAATCGCATCGAGAGTTTTTCTTGCAATTCGGCGATTTTCAGCATGCGTATGAGAAGGGCGTCTTTGTCGGCGTGGATGAGGATGGAAAACGCATCAATAGTCCGGACACGTTAGAAAAGGACCTGCGATTTATAAAAGTAGATGGTCCTGGCGCCGATCTGATGGTCAAGCATGACCAATCTATGACCGAATCATTTCGCTATGCCATCCATCCTTCGTACCGAAAGCCGGCCAGCAAGACCAATGTTGGCAGTGGCGTGCCAGTCGATATCTTTGAGTACCCTGCGACATGCCCTGGTGGTCCCAATGAGGAAAAACTTGTTGGTTCGGTGTATGGCAATCCCTTGGCTCCCAAACGCCCTTGTCCTGAATCGATTTCAGCTGACGATGTGGGTATGATGGTCGTCAATTACCGAAATGAGCCAATCGCATCACGGGTGTACGATCCTGGGACAAAGGTGCAAGCCACTGGTTTCCCTGGAGATCTTGCATTTGCTTTCCAAACGAGAGCTGATCGGAAAATTCCGGAGCTGAATACCCGGTTGGGCAAGACCCTGGTGAAGACCGGATCGAATTGGGTGGTACAACGCCCATATCCGGCTTTGACAAATGGGATATTTCCTGGTGACCCCTTTACACCTCACATGCGCACCTATGCAGGAGACTTGGTAAAGGTGAAGGTCCAGGGGGGGGCTCATGAACACGAGCACAACGGAACGATCAATTCCTTAACCTGGATTCAAGCGGGGTCTGGCTTCGGCCAGGCGCCCCATTCAGGCTGGCGCAATTCACAAAATACCGGCCTTTCTGAGCAATTCACATTTACCGACCGAATAACGGAAAAGGGGGCATTTTCCCAGGGAGGATTGGTTGATCGGCTTTATACGGTGGATACGAGCCAGGATGGACTGTGGAGCGGTGTTTGGGGGATTCTCCGTAGTTCCATCAGGCGGTATCAGGCTCCTGTGAGCCCACTCAATCTCAATATTGCGTCACTGCTTCAAATATCTGAGCGAGAAGAGGATCTTGCTCCTCCGAGATTTGACTTGGGAGGGTTGCCGAAATTTCAAGTAGCAAAGAAGACGAACAACAATAACGCTCGAATCAACTCAGAGGTAGAAGGGCTTAAGCCTAAATTACTGCTAGAAGAAAGTAACCTTCAGGAGGTAGTTAATGGAATCAAAGTGCCCAGTACGTTTCTGCAAGGTAGTTGTCCTAAGTCAGCGTCTGTTCGTCCCTATCATTTAGTGGCGGTTTTGGCCAATCAGGTTTTGGATCCTGTTCCTGGAATAACCATCCCTGGTGCTGCTCCAAACGCAAGACTCAATCAAAATGGCGGAACATTGGTCTACAACCCAAGAACCACGTTGGTGAACAAGGGGGCAGGTCAAGCTGGCCCGCTCCATGACCCTACGGCCATTTTAATTGTATACAAGGATGATCTTGACCCAGTGACGGGTAAGTTACGTGCGGATCATCCTCTAGAGCCCGTTGTCCTAAGGGCCGCCGCAGGCGAGTGTATTCGAGCAACATTAGAGAACCGGCTTCCATTCTTTCGCTCGTGGATGCCTGATTTAGAGGGCTACACGTCGTTGTCAGGAATCCAGATACGGGACCGAGGTCTCCCTGGTTCCAGTATGGTGTCGTTTAATAATAACCTCATACGCCCCTCTAATCATATTGGATTGCATCCACAAATGGTGCTGTACGATACGAATAAACATGACGGGAATAATGTCGGAATTAATCTAGTAAGCACCGTGCCGCCGGGCCATCACAAGATCTATGAATGGTATGCGGGTACTGTCGAGAGAGTCGGTGCTCATGAAGAATGTTTGCCGGACCCAAATGCGCGTGTGGTCGTTGTCGATCTCAAAAATGCATTGACGAAGATAGACATGCTGAGGTTTTCACCGTTTGGCACCCTCGAGGTAGATCCACAGCTGCTGTCAAACGTATTAGTCTCGAAATATCAAGACAGGATTCTCCAGGTTACCGGACTGAGCCAGAGTCAAATCCCCGTACTTCAGGAGGCGATGTCGTTGGCACTCAGTACCATGTCCATGAAGCAGGATGGAGGACAACTTCGGCAACGGTCGGTGGCACCCAATAAACGACTTGGGGCTCGCGCAGTGGGCGCAGAACCGAAAGCCTCGGTCAATATTCCTCAGTCAGCTCAGCTTGCCACTAGTCAGATAGTCCTTCAGGACAACCTGGCTCTGCAGAACCAGTTTAAGAATAATCTGAATTTAGTGGTGGACGCTCAACCGCAGCAATTTAGTACGATTAAACCTAGGTTGGAAAAACTGGACCAAGCTGGTGTGTTTGGCGAACTAGCCACCGAGCTCAGGATTCTGACTGAGCTCAATCCCAAAGGGCTCGATGCGGGTCTTGCCCAACGGCCTGAGGAGGTCTTTCCCTGGCAGAATATGGTGCTGAAGGCAGGATTCTTTAACTTTGATTCAACCGACACCGATTTTGTGGTAGCGCGGAAAGAGCCTCATCAGGCTCCTGATCGCAGTAAAGAGTGTCGATTTGTCCCCGTTGAATTTGGTGCGACAAATTTGACTCCACCTGATCGAATCAAACAAGGACAAAAGGGTGCGGTGGGAGCTCTCGTGGTTGAGCCAGAACGCTCAAGCTGGACCCCCGAGTGGGTGGATAAACCTGTGGATGATTTGGTGGCTGATAGGCAGCAGGCTGGTCAAATTCGGAAAAGTCGAGCCACGACCACAGTGCAATATCCTTTACTCAAGGAAGCGTCTTCTAGAAATGGCATCAAGCGATTTCGTGAGACGGTTCTCGTCCATCAAAAAGGTTTAAATCTTCGCTATGCCAACGGAGATGCGGTGCAAAGCTTGGCGGCAGAAAAAACCGGTGCAAACGAAGCGCCTCAGAATACGGCGCCGGAAGATGCACACGACTCTGGACAGATGGCCATTAACTACGGCACCGAACCTATGTGGTTTAGGTTCGGGTTATCTCCTGACTCGCCATTTGGAAAGGAAGGGTTTGGTGGGGTCATGCATGCGTGGCAAGCGTTTAGTAATCGATGTTGTGACACGGGAGGAACGTCTCTCCATTCTGAACCGAATGTTGGGGATCCGTATACTCCGGTTGCAACAGTTTTTGCTGGCACTGAGTTAAGAGTTCGTGCCTTGTTGCCCACGGGAGTTGGGAGAGCGACAACCTTTTCGCTCCATGGACATAATTGGGCGCGCGATCCGTATCTCGCGGAAGCGGTCAACAAGAAGCATCCGAATGGGCCTCGTCATGAGACATGGGGCGTCCCAGCCAAGTGTATTGGCGAGAGTGCGTTACAGATGGGAATGGGTGGTCAAGAGAGTCTTACGCCCATGGCGCATTTTGATGTCGTGTTGAAGTCCGCTGGTGGCGACAACGCAGTACCAGGGGACTATCTCTGGCAAGATCATGGAGGGTTTGGTATTACTAGCGGACTTTGGAGTATTGTTAGAGTTGTACAGCGTGAAAACTCAACAAACATTCGCTTCACCCCTGAACTGCTACGTTCTTCATGCAGACTTGCTCCATAA